The following are from one region of the Penaeus chinensis breed Huanghai No. 1 chromosome 5, ASM1920278v2, whole genome shotgun sequence genome:
- the LOC125026025 gene encoding cuticle protein AM1199-like, producing MKLILLSCCLASMSLAATVTTTTPTPRILKDSRLSPQQDGSYSLDVETEDGLRRVEASDGAKVQGAHRFVHPDGTVSEIKFVADEFGYRAVGALLPTPPPMPAHALAQIEAARLQREEAARLDAANQGSRGVRR from the exons ATGAAGCTC ATCCTCCTCTCCTGCTGCCTGGCGAGCATGTCCCTCGCGGCCACCGTCACCACCACGACCCCTACGCCCAGGATCCTGAAGGACTCGCGCCTGAGCCCCCAGCAGGACGGCAGCTACAGCCTCGACGTCGAAACGGAGGACGGTCTGCGCAGAGTGGAGGCCAGCGACGGGGCGAAGGTGCAGGGGGCGCACAG ATTCGTTCATCCCGACGGCACTGTTTCGGAAATCAAGTTCGTGGCTGACGAATTCGGCTACCGAGCTGTGGGCGCTCTGCTGCCAACACCCCCGCCCATGCCCGCCCATGCCCTCGCCCAAATCGAAGCTGCTAGACTCCAGAGGGAGGAAGCGGCTCGCCTTGATGCTGCTAACCAAGGTTCCCGGGGCGTTCGGAGATAG